One Nocardia iowensis DNA window includes the following coding sequences:
- a CDS encoding TetR/AcrR family transcriptional regulator produces MVVVDNVRMVANEPLRERLVGAGVDLLEEVGAAQLGLRAITRAAGVSHGAPRRHFPTHRALLAAIAARGFADLIDRFAAADPTPATARERLARMSVEYVEFAGERPEMFTLMFRHDLLEGSGENLRATTLPLFERFAALVDEAAESACESRRREAAESACEPRRREAAHGGAVSAAERAIALWTNLHGIAALRANRSLRLVGPATDTRALVDRALELHLA; encoded by the coding sequence ATGGTCGTCGTAGACAATGTCCGCATGGTCGCGAACGAACCACTGCGGGAACGGCTGGTCGGTGCGGGCGTCGACCTGCTCGAAGAGGTCGGTGCGGCGCAATTGGGACTTCGCGCCATCACCCGGGCCGCCGGTGTCTCACATGGGGCACCGCGCAGGCACTTCCCGACACACCGAGCGTTGCTCGCGGCCATTGCGGCGCGTGGGTTCGCCGATCTGATCGACCGCTTCGCGGCGGCCGACCCAACCCCGGCGACCGCGCGAGAACGGCTGGCGCGCATGAGCGTCGAGTATGTCGAGTTCGCCGGCGAACGGCCGGAGATGTTCACCCTGATGTTTCGGCACGACCTGCTCGAGGGCTCGGGCGAGAATCTGCGCGCGACCACGCTGCCACTGTTCGAGCGGTTCGCGGCGTTGGTGGACGAGGCCGCTGAGAGCGCTTGCGAGTCGCGCAGGCGCGAGGCCGCTGAGAGCGCTTGCGAGCCGCGCAGGCGCGAGGCCGCGCACGGCGGAGCTGTCAGCGCGGCGGAGCGTGCGATCGCGCTGTGGACGAATCTGCACGGCATAGCCGCGCTGCGAGCGAACCGCAGCCTGCGGCTCGTCGGCCCCGCCACCGATACTCGCGCGCTGGTCGACCGGGCGCTCGAACTCCATCTGGCCTGA
- a CDS encoding lysophospholipid acyltransferase family protein, whose product MWYRLFKYVLLGPLLRVLGRPEVEGLHHVPRTGPVIVAANHLAVIDSLYLALVLPRQVTFLAKQEYFTGTGPRGRFKRWFFSATGQVPVDRTGGSAAADALAAATRILEDGGIWAIHPEGTRSPDGRIYRGRTGTLRVAMATGAPVIPVVLSGTDRVNPRGRRLPRFGKVRISFGAPRYYLPAEHHRDDHHVAARTATDELMREIAARSGRHYVDHYAATFPAPTTRN is encoded by the coding sequence GTGTGGTATCGGCTCTTCAAGTACGTGTTGCTCGGTCCCCTGTTGCGGGTGCTGGGTAGACCCGAAGTCGAAGGGCTGCATCATGTTCCGCGGACCGGGCCGGTGATCGTCGCGGCCAATCACCTCGCGGTGATCGACTCGCTGTACCTGGCGCTCGTGCTGCCGCGGCAGGTCACCTTCCTGGCCAAGCAGGAGTACTTCACCGGGACCGGTCCGCGCGGACGGTTCAAGCGGTGGTTCTTCTCGGCGACCGGCCAGGTGCCGGTCGACCGGACCGGCGGCAGCGCCGCGGCCGACGCACTCGCCGCCGCCACCCGCATTCTCGAGGACGGCGGCATCTGGGCCATCCATCCCGAGGGCACCCGGTCGCCGGACGGTCGGATCTATCGCGGCCGCACCGGCACCCTGCGCGTCGCGATGGCGACCGGCGCCCCGGTGATTCCGGTGGTGCTCTCCGGCACCGACCGCGTCAACCCCCGCGGCCGCCGACTGCCCCGCTTCGGCAAGGTCCGGATCAGCTTCGGCGCACCGCGCTATTACCTGCCCGCCGAGCACCATCGCGACGACCACCACGTCGCCGCGCGGACCGCGACCGATGAGCTGATGCGGGAAATCGCCGCCCGCTCCGGCCGCCACTACGTCGATCACTACGCGGCCACCTTTCCCGCGCCGACGACGCGGAACTGA
- the egtA gene encoding ergothioneine biosynthesis glutamate--cysteine ligase EgtA, translated as MAVTLEQSELVSRVIHDGELGSRAAAEAYIGGVCFKQGPPTLIGAELEWLTVQGECSASGPSAAPRPQLTALADALGPYAPRSIAPDSAELALPGGSRVTIEPGGQIELSSAPFADAAQLCTSLRDDARRLRELLESRSIRTVSVAADADRRPKRLLQLPRYRAMEQTFGGIGPFGKLMMCNTAATQVSLDAGADRADVAARWTALYAIGPALLAAFACSPALRGAPVGDWASQRMRAWLRLDNARTRPPLMDWADPIRGYSRWALDVPLLCVRRPDETGGPDLPGRGVDSAWSPPPGATFADWLSGALDDEVGRRPDRNDLDYHLTTLFPPVRASGYLEVRYLDAQPGDSWTVPIHVLDALMSSRAVVAEATEVAAPLAGHWLDAARYGLADLDIRSVAVELLDLAAAHAASAEAGREIESAAERCRGGRSPAAVSAATGAGAGGPGVVS; from the coding sequence ATGGCGGTCACGCTGGAACAGTCGGAGTTGGTCAGCCGCGTTATTCACGATGGGGAGCTGGGCTCGCGAGCCGCGGCAGAGGCGTATATCGGCGGTGTCTGCTTCAAGCAGGGCCCACCTACGCTGATCGGCGCCGAACTCGAGTGGCTCACCGTGCAGGGTGAGTGTTCGGCGTCAGGCCCCTCGGCCGCCCCGCGTCCGCAATTGACTGCTCTCGCGGATGCCCTCGGACCCTATGCACCACGGTCCATCGCCCCCGACTCCGCGGAACTCGCGTTACCAGGGGGCAGCCGGGTCACCATCGAACCCGGCGGTCAGATCGAACTATCCAGCGCACCGTTCGCTGATGCCGCGCAGCTGTGTACCTCGCTCCGCGACGATGCCCGCCGCTTGCGGGAACTTCTCGAATCCCGGTCCATCCGAACCGTTTCCGTCGCCGCCGACGCGGATCGCCGCCCCAAGCGGCTGCTCCAGCTGCCGCGCTACCGGGCCATGGAACAGACCTTCGGCGGCATCGGCCCGTTCGGCAAGCTGATGATGTGCAATACCGCGGCCACGCAGGTCAGCCTCGACGCGGGAGCCGACCGCGCCGACGTCGCCGCCCGCTGGACCGCGCTCTACGCCATCGGCCCCGCGCTGCTGGCCGCCTTCGCCTGTTCGCCCGCGTTGCGCGGCGCTCCGGTCGGCGACTGGGCATCGCAGCGGATGCGAGCCTGGTTGCGACTCGACAATGCCAGGACCCGGCCGCCGCTGATGGACTGGGCGGATCCCATCCGCGGGTACAGCAGGTGGGCGCTCGACGTGCCGCTGCTGTGTGTCCGAAGACCGGACGAAACCGGTGGCCCGGACCTGCCTGGTCGCGGTGTCGACTCGGCCTGGTCCCCACCGCCGGGTGCGACCTTCGCGGACTGGCTGTCCGGCGCGCTGGACGACGAAGTCGGCCGCAGGCCCGACCGAAATGACCTCGACTATCACCTGACCACGTTGTTCCCGCCGGTGCGTGCGTCCGGTTACCTCGAGGTCCGCTATCTCGACGCGCAGCCCGGCGACAGCTGGACGGTGCCGATCCACGTCCTCGACGCGCTCATGTCCAGCCGCGCCGTGGTGGCCGAGGCGACCGAGGTCGCCGCGCCACTGGCCGGTCATTGGCTCGATGCCGCCCGTTATGGGTTGGCGGACCTGGACATCAGGTCGGTAGCGGTCGAACTGCTCGACCTGGCCGCCGCCCACGCGGCGAGCGCCGAGGCGGGACGCGAGATCGAATCCGCCGCCGAGCGATGTCGTGGCGGACGAAGTCCCGCGGCGGTGTCCGCGGCGACCGGTGCCGGGGCGGGCGGGCCCGGAGTCGTTTCGTGA
- a CDS encoding aminotransferase class V-fold PLP-dependent enzyme gives MLDEDRVRADTPGCASGSEPGVVFLDSAGSSLPPRVVLDTVIDHLRREAEVGGYRAANERLDDLAAVKTAIGTLINAAPSSIALSDSATRSWADFFYSIPLTAGDRILISEADYASNAIAAMQRARATGATVERIPSDSSGQLDLDALAALVDERVKLVSVLHVPTNGGLVNPAAEATRIAHSVGALVLLDACQSTGQLPIDVAELDVDALSATGRKWLRGPRGTGFLYVRPELVEAIEPARLDLHSAAWTGPDEYQVAADASRFEFWECDVAGRLGLGAAVRYLLELGQENVYNAVAARAEHLRKALPEIPGVTVRDIGIRHSGIVSFTVDGLDSVAVRDLLAEQNITVTVSHAGSTLLDMTGRGLKSVVRAAPHCFVSFDELDRFVAAVAAL, from the coding sequence ATGCTGGATGAAGATCGTGTCCGAGCCGACACTCCTGGTTGCGCGTCAGGTTCCGAGCCAGGCGTGGTTTTCCTCGACAGTGCCGGTTCGTCGCTGCCCCCGCGGGTAGTCCTGGACACCGTCATCGACCACCTGCGGCGCGAAGCCGAAGTCGGCGGCTACCGCGCCGCCAACGAACGCCTCGACGATCTCGCCGCGGTGAAGACCGCGATCGGCACGCTCATCAACGCGGCACCGTCCAGTATCGCGTTGAGCGACAGCGCGACCCGGTCATGGGCCGACTTCTTCTATTCGATTCCGCTGACCGCGGGCGACCGCATCCTGATCTCCGAGGCCGACTACGCGAGCAACGCGATCGCGGCCATGCAACGGGCCCGCGCCACCGGAGCCACGGTGGAGCGGATTCCGAGCGACAGCAGCGGGCAGCTCGACCTGGACGCGCTCGCGGCGCTGGTCGACGAGCGGGTCAAGCTGGTCTCGGTGCTGCATGTACCGACCAACGGCGGCCTGGTCAACCCGGCCGCCGAGGCCACCAGGATCGCGCATTCGGTGGGTGCGCTGGTGTTGCTCGACGCATGTCAGTCGACCGGGCAGCTGCCCATCGACGTGGCCGAGCTGGATGTCGACGCGCTCTCCGCCACCGGCCGCAAGTGGTTGCGCGGCCCGCGCGGCACCGGATTCCTCTACGTCCGGCCGGAATTGGTGGAAGCCATCGAGCCCGCCCGGCTCGACCTGCACAGCGCCGCCTGGACCGGTCCGGACGAATACCAGGTCGCGGCCGACGCCAGCCGCTTCGAGTTCTGGGAATGCGATGTGGCCGGGCGGCTCGGCCTCGGCGCGGCCGTGCGATACCTGCTCGAACTCGGCCAGGAGAACGTCTACAACGCGGTCGCGGCGCGCGCCGAGCACCTGCGCAAAGCGCTTCCCGAGATTCCCGGAGTGACGGTGCGCGACATCGGCATTCGGCACAGCGGCATCGTGTCGTTCACCGTCGACGGCCTCGATTCGGTTGCGGTGCGCGATCTGCTCGCCGAGCAGAACATCACGGTGACCGTGAGCCACGCCGGGTCCACCCTGCTGGACATGACCGGCCGCGGGCTGAAATCCGTGGTCCGCGCCGCGCCGCATTGCTTCGTCAGCTTCGATGAGTTGGACCGGTTCGTCGCAGCTGTCGCCGCGCTGTAG
- the pth gene encoding aminoacyl-tRNA hydrolase, producing MTESTTGPALVVGLGNPGPEYERTRHNVGFLVADVLAQRVGGRFAVHKKSGADLLQARLDGRQVLIAKPRTFMNLSGRPVAALAKFFSVPPTEVIVVHDELDLPFGEIRLKRGGGEGGHNGLRSISSAMTTKDYLRTRIGIGRPPGRQDPADYVLKPFAAPERKEVPVIVEQAADAVELLLRVGLETAQNQVH from the coding sequence ATGACCGAATCCACGACCGGGCCCGCGCTCGTGGTCGGACTGGGAAACCCAGGACCCGAATACGAGCGCACCCGGCACAACGTGGGGTTTTTGGTCGCCGACGTGCTGGCGCAGCGCGTCGGCGGCCGTTTTGCCGTGCACAAGAAGTCCGGCGCCGACCTGCTGCAGGCCCGCCTCGACGGCCGCCAGGTGCTGATCGCCAAACCACGGACGTTCATGAATCTGTCCGGCCGCCCGGTCGCCGCGCTGGCGAAATTCTTCTCCGTGCCGCCCACCGAGGTGATCGTCGTGCACGACGAGCTCGACCTGCCCTTCGGCGAGATCCGGCTCAAGCGGGGCGGCGGCGAGGGCGGCCACAATGGGCTTCGCTCCATATCGAGCGCCATGACCACCAAGGACTACCTGCGCACCCGCATCGGCATCGGCAGGCCGCCCGGTCGGCAAGACCCGGCCGACTACGTGCTCAAGCCGTTCGCGGCGCCGGAGCGCAAGGAAGTGCCGGTGATCGTCGAGCAGGCCGCCGACGCCGTCGAGCTGTTGCTCCGCGTCGGCTTGGAAACCGCGCAGAACCAAGTGCATTGA
- the egtB gene encoding ergothioneine biosynthesis protein EgtB, with amino-acid sequence MTIQHPPATDNAGTEQLRDRIAEVLTRARQRTLTLTDCIDEAELVAQHSRLMSPLVWDLAHIGNQEELWLVRDVGGREAVRADIDELYDAFKHARANRPTLPLLDPTQARGYVGTVRDKVWDVLDSSDLRGSPLVDGGFAFGMIAQHEQQHDETMLATHQLRTGAPVLSALAVPTTASPVTGEVVVPAGEFTMGTSTDPWALDNERPAHRVTLPGFAIDAAPVTNDQYLAFIDDGGYDRPELWSDRGWAHRKEANLVAPQFWERDPAGRWWRRVFGVMTPLRPHQPVVHVCWFEAEAYANWAGKRLPTEAEWEKAARHDPATGASRRFPWGDTEPDASTANLGQRHLEPADVGAYPAGASPAGVHQLIGDVWEWTASGFDPYPGFRAFPYAEYSDVFFGGDYRVLRGGSFGTDPVACRGTFRNWDHPIRRQIFSGFRLARDLLEGEG; translated from the coding sequence GTGACCATTCAGCATCCCCCGGCCACCGACAACGCCGGAACCGAGCAACTACGCGACCGGATCGCCGAAGTACTCACCCGCGCGCGGCAGCGCACCCTCACCCTCACCGACTGCATCGACGAAGCCGAACTGGTGGCACAGCATTCGCGGTTGATGAGTCCCCTGGTGTGGGACCTCGCGCACATCGGCAATCAGGAAGAACTGTGGTTGGTTCGCGACGTGGGTGGCCGCGAGGCGGTGCGCGCCGACATCGATGAGCTGTACGACGCGTTCAAGCACGCCCGCGCGAACCGTCCCACGCTGCCGCTGCTCGACCCGACCCAGGCACGGGGATATGTCGGCACGGTGCGCGACAAGGTGTGGGATGTGCTGGACAGCAGCGATTTACGTGGCTCGCCGCTGGTCGACGGCGGGTTCGCCTTCGGCATGATCGCCCAGCACGAGCAGCAGCACGACGAGACCATGCTGGCCACTCACCAGTTGCGCACCGGCGCACCGGTGTTGTCGGCGCTCGCCGTGCCGACCACCGCATCGCCCGTCACTGGTGAAGTCGTCGTTCCCGCAGGTGAATTCACCATGGGCACGTCCACCGACCCCTGGGCACTCGACAACGAACGCCCGGCGCACCGAGTTACCTTGCCGGGCTTCGCGATCGACGCCGCGCCGGTGACCAATGACCAGTACCTCGCCTTCATCGACGACGGCGGCTACGACCGGCCCGAGCTGTGGTCCGACCGCGGTTGGGCGCACCGGAAGGAGGCGAACCTGGTCGCGCCGCAATTCTGGGAGCGCGATCCGGCCGGACGCTGGTGGCGCCGCGTCTTCGGGGTGATGACCCCGCTGCGCCCGCACCAACCCGTGGTGCACGTGTGCTGGTTCGAGGCCGAGGCCTACGCGAACTGGGCGGGCAAGCGATTGCCCACCGAGGCCGAGTGGGAAAAGGCCGCGCGCCACGACCCGGCCACCGGCGCCTCGCGCCGATTCCCTTGGGGCGACACGGAACCCGACGCCAGTACCGCGAATCTCGGCCAGCGGCACCTGGAACCGGCCGACGTGGGCGCCTATCCGGCGGGTGCGTCCCCGGCCGGTGTGCACCAGCTCATCGGCGACGTCTGGGAGTGGACCGCATCCGGTTTCGATCCATACCCGGGTTTCCGCGCGTTTCCGTACGCGGAGTACTCCGACGTCTTCTTCGGCGGTGACTATCGCGTGCTGCGCGGCGGCTCGTTCGGCACCGACCCCGTCGCCTGCCGCGGCACCTTCCGCAACTGGGACCACCCGATCCGGCGGCAGATCTTCTCGGGATTCCGGCTCGCGCGTGATCTTCTCGAAGGAGAGGGCTGA
- a CDS encoding fatty acyl-AMP ligase gives MSRFTDEMYATAQASTRGLVTGEPDAPLRQTWGEIHRIARRMAGGLAAAGIGHGDAVGVLAGMPVDIAPACQAIWMRGASITMLHQPTPRTDLVVWARDTETVLTMIEARAVVLGAPFEAAEPLLRERGITVVRIDQLRDGADTDPVPTTEDDIALQQLTSGSTGSPKAVRITHGNFFVNAYAMFDRVKFQLDDDVMVSWLPLFHDMGMVGFLSVPMQFGAEVVCVTPLDFLMRPLLWAELIAKYRGTVTAAPNFAYSLLARRLRQADDGAFDLSSVRYMWNGAEPVDPDTMDALAAAGKRFGLSPMALTPVYGMAETTLAVSIPDPGLGQVLDVVDADLLEAIGKAVPVSDEHGHHGNIRRLPTLGYLVDHLEGRVVDAERQVLPTRSVGVIELRGPAVTSGYVTVDGFRPAQDASGWLDTGDIGYFTDEGLIVVCGRIKDVIIMGGRNIYPTDIERAATRVTGVRPGNAVAVRLDAGQKRESFAVVVESNDYQNADAVKRIEREIVHAVFSEVGARPRTVAVLGPGALPKTSSGKLRRAATAVHLPRG, from the coding sequence TTGAGCAGGTTCACCGACGAGATGTATGCGACGGCGCAGGCGTCGACCCGGGGGCTGGTGACCGGTGAGCCGGACGCGCCCCTGCGCCAGACCTGGGGGGAGATCCATCGGATCGCTCGCCGGATGGCGGGTGGGCTCGCCGCGGCAGGCATCGGACACGGTGACGCTGTCGGTGTGCTCGCGGGCATGCCGGTCGACATCGCACCCGCCTGCCAGGCCATCTGGATGCGCGGCGCGTCGATCACCATGCTGCACCAGCCGACCCCGCGCACCGATCTGGTCGTCTGGGCCCGCGATACCGAGACCGTGCTGACCATGATCGAGGCACGTGCGGTGGTGCTCGGCGCCCCGTTCGAGGCGGCCGAGCCGCTGCTGCGCGAGCGCGGCATCACGGTGGTGCGCATCGACCAGCTGCGCGACGGCGCGGACACCGATCCGGTGCCGACGACCGAGGACGATATCGCCTTGCAGCAGTTGACTTCCGGCTCGACCGGGTCGCCCAAGGCGGTGCGGATCACGCACGGCAACTTCTTCGTCAACGCCTACGCCATGTTCGATCGAGTCAAATTCCAGCTCGACGACGACGTGATGGTCAGCTGGCTGCCGCTGTTCCATGACATGGGCATGGTCGGGTTCCTCAGCGTCCCCATGCAATTCGGTGCCGAGGTGGTGTGCGTGACGCCGCTCGACTTCCTGATGCGGCCACTGTTATGGGCGGAGTTGATCGCCAAGTACCGCGGAACAGTCACCGCCGCACCCAATTTCGCGTACTCCCTGCTGGCTCGCCGACTGCGGCAGGCCGACGACGGCGCATTCGACCTGAGTAGCGTCCGCTACATGTGGAACGGCGCGGAGCCGGTCGACCCGGACACCATGGACGCGCTGGCCGCGGCCGGAAAGCGGTTCGGGCTCAGCCCGATGGCGCTCACCCCCGTCTACGGCATGGCGGAAACCACGCTGGCCGTGTCGATTCCCGATCCCGGCCTCGGCCAGGTGCTCGATGTGGTCGACGCCGACCTGCTCGAGGCGATCGGCAAGGCCGTCCCGGTGTCCGACGAGCACGGGCATCACGGCAATATCCGCAGGCTGCCCACGCTCGGTTACCTGGTCGATCACCTGGAGGGCCGCGTCGTGGACGCGGAACGCCAGGTGCTGCCGACCCGCTCCGTCGGCGTCATCGAATTACGTGGTCCGGCAGTCACTTCCGGCTACGTCACAGTCGACGGATTCCGCCCGGCCCAGGACGCCTCGGGCTGGCTCGACACCGGCGACATCGGCTACTTCACCGACGAGGGCCTGATCGTGGTGTGCGGCCGGATCAAGGACGTCATCATCATGGGCGGCCGCAATATCTATCCCACCGACATCGAACGCGCCGCCACCAGGGTGACCGGGGTGCGGCCGGGCAACGCGGTGGCCGTGCGCCTGGATGCCGGGCAGAAGCGGGAAAGTTTCGCCGTGGTGGTGGAGAGCAACGACTACCAGAACGCCGACGCGGTCAAGCGGATCGAGCGCGAGATCGTGCACGCGGTGTTCTCGGAGGTGGGCGCCAGGCCGCGCACCGTCGCCGTGCTCGGCCCCGGCGCGCTGCCGAAGACCTCCTCGGGCAAGCTGCGGCGCGCGGCGACGGCCGTCCATCTGCCGCGCGGCTGA
- a CDS encoding class II glutamine amidotransferase, translated as MCRHLGYVGPVVSVGDLLTGGTHSLRTQAWAPRDMRGGGTVNADGFGVAWWRAVELDAPGNPLAASAPSGAGANGSLIASRYRNAAPIWTDPAVEEVLSQLHSSAVLGSIRSATVGMPIERAACAPFTSERWAFSHNGSVPNWRPVVTAVSSDLDTAATQFGATRLFETIRLLDAESATDAAMLWVLLRQLLTAVEPGGFVDSPAAALGMLVSGVLKHAPNARLNFLLGDGETVWATTVHHSLSALVSDTFAVLSSEPYDDDPGWQSIPDRSLVIARPGELTIDPLPNGTKGSSL; from the coding sequence ATGTGCAGGCACCTCGGTTATGTCGGGCCGGTGGTGAGTGTCGGTGACCTGCTCACCGGTGGTACGCATTCGCTGCGTACCCAGGCATGGGCGCCGCGCGATATGCGCGGCGGCGGCACCGTCAACGCCGACGGATTCGGCGTCGCATGGTGGCGCGCGGTCGAATTGGACGCCCCTGGTAATCCGCTGGCCGCCAGCGCACCGTCCGGGGCTGGGGCGAACGGCAGCCTGATCGCGAGCCGGTACCGCAACGCCGCGCCCATCTGGACCGACCCGGCAGTGGAAGAAGTACTGTCGCAACTGCATTCGTCGGCCGTGCTGGGGTCGATCCGGTCCGCCACCGTGGGAATGCCGATCGAGCGGGCCGCGTGTGCGCCGTTCACGAGCGAGCGGTGGGCCTTCAGCCACAACGGCTCGGTGCCGAACTGGCGGCCGGTCGTCACTGCGGTGTCGTCCGACTTGGACACGGCCGCAACCCAGTTCGGCGCGACCAGGTTGTTCGAGACCATCCGCTTGCTCGATGCGGAATCGGCCACTGATGCCGCGATGCTGTGGGTGTTGTTGCGGCAGTTGCTCACCGCGGTGGAACCGGGCGGTTTCGTCGACTCCCCGGCGGCGGCGCTGGGCATGCTCGTGTCCGGCGTGCTGAAACACGCGCCGAACGCCCGACTGAACTTCCTGCTCGGCGACGGCGAAACCGTCTGGGCCACAACCGTGCACCACTCGCTGTCGGCGCTGGTCTCCGACACCTTCGCGGTGCTGTCCTCCGAACCCTATGACGACGACCCCGGGTGGCAGTCGATTCCCGACCGCAGCCTGGTGATCGCCCGCCCCGGCGAGCTCACCATCGATCCTTTGCCCAACGGCACGAAAGGCTCTTCACTATGA
- the egtD gene encoding L-histidine N(alpha)-methyltransferase, with protein MTAPTLEIHLSDDDLTSALRADARLGLTADPKWLPPKWFYDARGSELFEQITELPEYYPTRTERALLERVVGEIARVAQAEVLVELGAGSAAKTRLLLSALTAEGPLKTYVPQDVSATALRAAADEIAAEFPGLAVHGVVSDFTDTLHNLPGGGRRMIAFLGGTIGNLVPAERAEFLGSIYEVLEPGEQLLLGAGLVIDPAVLVPAYDDAAGVTAEFNRNVLHVLNSRLGADFAPDKFEHIARWDTDNEWIEMRLAATEDMTVTVRDLDLTVRFARGEQMRTEISAKFRVDGLTAELGAAGFTTEQVWTDADNRFALVLAARD; from the coding sequence ATGACCGCACCGACGCTGGAGATCCACCTATCCGACGACGACCTCACCTCGGCGTTGCGCGCGGACGCCCGCCTCGGCCTGACCGCCGACCCGAAGTGGCTGCCGCCCAAGTGGTTCTACGACGCCCGCGGTAGTGAACTGTTCGAGCAGATCACCGAGCTCCCCGAGTACTACCCGACGCGCACCGAACGGGCACTGCTGGAGCGGGTGGTCGGCGAGATCGCCCGCGTCGCGCAGGCCGAGGTGCTGGTCGAGCTCGGCGCGGGTTCGGCCGCCAAGACCCGGCTGCTGCTGTCCGCCTTGACCGCCGAAGGCCCACTGAAGACCTATGTGCCGCAGGATGTCTCGGCGACGGCATTGCGCGCCGCGGCGGACGAGATCGCGGCCGAGTTCCCCGGGCTGGCCGTGCACGGCGTGGTCAGCGATTTCACCGACACCCTGCACAACCTGCCCGGCGGCGGCCGCCGGATGATCGCCTTCCTCGGCGGCACCATCGGCAATTTGGTCCCCGCTGAACGCGCCGAATTCCTCGGCAGCATCTACGAGGTGCTGGAACCGGGCGAGCAGCTGTTGCTCGGTGCCGGTCTGGTCATCGATCCGGCCGTGCTCGTGCCCGCCTACGACGACGCGGCCGGCGTCACCGCCGAGTTCAATCGAAATGTGCTACACGTATTGAACTCTCGACTCGGCGCCGACTTCGCCCCGGACAAATTCGAGCACATCGCCCGTTGGGACACTGACAACGAGTGGATCGAAATGCGGCTGGCGGCAACCGAAGACATGACCGTCACGGTGCGCGACCTCGACCTCACCGTGCGGTTCGCCCGCGGTGAGCAGATGCGCACCGAGATCTCGGCCAAGTTCCGGGTCGATGGCTTGACCGCGGAACTGGGCGCCGCGGGGTTCACCACCGAGCAGGTGTGGACCGATGCCGACAATCGCTTCGCGCTCGTCCTCGCGGCCCGCGACTAG
- a CDS encoding 50S ribosomal protein L25/general stress protein Ctc — translation MSDANLLEAAVRTEFGKGAARRTRRAGNVPAVLYGHQADPQHLSVDARAFSAILREHGTNAVLNLVIDGKKQLALTKSVVVHPIRRYIEHADLLIIKKGEKVTADVNVIITGDAAPGTLVTQDATTISIESDAMNIPESIEVSVEGVEAGTQINAGELELPKGVTLIVDPETLIVNVIAAPQSEAEVEEAAEAAEAAAEAASAE, via the coding sequence ATGTCCGACGCCAACCTTCTCGAAGCCGCCGTCCGCACCGAGTTCGGTAAGGGTGCCGCCCGCCGTACCCGTCGGGCCGGCAACGTTCCCGCCGTACTGTACGGCCACCAGGCCGACCCGCAGCACCTCTCGGTCGACGCGCGGGCCTTCTCCGCCATCCTGCGCGAGCACGGCACCAACGCGGTGCTGAACCTCGTCATCGACGGCAAGAAGCAGCTCGCGCTGACCAAATCCGTTGTCGTGCACCCGATTCGCCGCTACATCGAGCACGCCGACCTGCTCATCATCAAGAAGGGCGAGAAGGTCACCGCCGATGTGAACGTCATCATCACCGGCGACGCCGCCCCCGGCACCCTGGTCACCCAGGACGCCACCACCATCTCCATCGAGTCCGACGCGATGAACATCCCCGAGTCCATCGAGGTCTCGGTCGAGGGCGTCGAGGCAGGCACCCAGATCAACGCGGGCGAGCTCGAGCTGCCCAAGGGTGTCACCCTGATCGTCGATCCGGAGACCCTGATCGTCAACGTCATCGCCGCCCCGCAGTCCGAGGCCGAGGTCGAGGAAGCCGCCGAGGCCGCCGAAGCCGCCGCCGAGGCCGCGAGCGCCGAGTAA